The following coding sequences lie in one Yoonia sp. G8-12 genomic window:
- a CDS encoding thymidine kinase, which yields MAKLYFNYSTMNAGKSTVLLQASHNYIERGMQTYLLIARFDDRAGVGRIGSRIGIGADADTFGAEDDLFEMIAARLNAGPCACVFLDEAHFMTPDHVWQLARVVDDLNVPVMTYGLRVDFRGRLFPASASLLALADEMREVRTICHCGKKATMVVRRDENGNVLAAGDQIVVGGNERYISLCRRHWREEMGDYADPNID from the coding sequence ATGGCAAAGCTCTATTTCAACTATTCCACCATGAACGCGGGCAAATCGACCGTGCTCTTGCAGGCGTCGCACAACTATATTGAGCGCGGGATGCAAACCTATTTGCTGATCGCACGCTTTGACGACCGTGCTGGCGTTGGCCGTATTGGCAGCAGGATCGGCATCGGCGCAGATGCCGATACCTTTGGTGCCGAGGATGATCTGTTCGAAATGATCGCCGCCCGCCTGAACGCGGGGCCCTGTGCTTGTGTCTTTCTGGATGAGGCACACTTCATGACCCCCGATCACGTCTGGCAACTTGCCCGTGTCGTCGATGACCTGAATGTTCCTGTGATGACATATGGATTGCGCGTCGATTTTCGCGGGCGCCTGTTTCCGGCCTCAGCATCGCTGCTGGCGCTGGCTGATGAAATGCGCGAGGTTCGCACGATCTGCCATTGCGGCAAGAAGGCCACGATGGTCGTGCGCCGCGACGAAAACGGCAATGTGCTCGCTGCGGGCGATCAGATCGTGGTGGGTGGAAATGAACGGTATATCTCGCTCTGCCGTCGTCATTGGCGCGAGGAAATGGGCGACTACGCCGATCCAAATATCGACTAG
- a CDS encoding beta-ketoacyl-ACP synthase III gives MHNVAITGTGVFTPSQTITNDELVAAFNSYADLWNAENADAIAAGTVEARPYSSSDFIVAASGIERRYVLDKEGVLDPTRMFPKLEKRADDQPGYMAEIGVDAAQKALSAAGVNAADIDLVICAASNMERAYPAIAVEIQQLLGAGGFAFDMNVACSSATFGIQTAADMIRAGSIRRALVINPEICSAHLEWRDRDCHFIFGDVATATLLERDEDLTGPHFKVLSTRCATQFSNNIRNNNGYLRRTQDAMEDRRDMQFMQNGRKVFKEVLPLVSAHIADHMAEENVAPDDLRRLWLHQANKTMNDYIGKKVLGRTPSPDEQPNILQDYANTSSAGSIIAFSKHSSDLTPGDKGLICSFGAGYSVGSVIVERA, from the coding sequence ATGCATAACGTCGCCATCACAGGAACCGGGGTTTTCACCCCCTCCCAGACCATCACCAACGATGAATTGGTCGCCGCATTCAACAGCTACGCGGACCTGTGGAACGCGGAAAACGCCGATGCGATTGCTGCTGGCACGGTTGAGGCCAGGCCCTATTCGTCTAGTGATTTTATCGTAGCCGCCTCTGGGATCGAGCGGCGCTATGTCCTTGATAAAGAGGGCGTTCTTGACCCCACCCGCATGTTCCCAAAGTTGGAAAAACGCGCTGATGACCAACCCGGCTATATGGCCGAAATCGGCGTCGATGCGGCCCAAAAGGCGCTGTCTGCAGCCGGTGTCAATGCCGCCGATATTGATCTGGTGATCTGCGCCGCCTCGAATATGGAACGCGCCTACCCCGCTATTGCCGTGGAAATTCAACAGCTTCTGGGCGCAGGCGGCTTTGCCTTCGACATGAACGTCGCCTGTTCCAGCGCCACTTTCGGCATCCAGACGGCCGCCGATATGATCCGCGCAGGCTCCATCCGTCGCGCGCTGGTGATCAACCCCGAGATTTGTTCCGCCCATCTGGAATGGCGCGACCGCGACTGTCATTTCATCTTTGGCGATGTGGCCACAGCCACGCTTCTGGAACGGGACGAAGACCTGACAGGCCCCCATTTCAAAGTTCTTTCAACCCGCTGTGCGACGCAGTTCAGCAATAACATCCGCAACAATAACGGCTACTTACGCCGCACGCAGGATGCCATGGAAGACCGGCGTGACATGCAGTTCATGCAAAACGGGCGCAAGGTTTTCAAAGAGGTCCTGCCGCTGGTCAGCGCCCATATCGCGGACCACATGGCCGAAGAAAATGTAGCCCCCGATGATCTGCGCCGCCTTTGGCTGCATCAGGCCAACAAAACGATGAACGACTATATCGGCAAAAAGGTATTGGGCCGCACACCTTCCCCCGATGAACAACCCAACATCCTGCAGGACTACGCCAACACATCCTCGGCCGGATCGATCATCGCGTTTTCCAAACATTCCAGCGACTTAACGCCGGGCGACAAGGGTTTGATCTGTTCCTTCGGCGCGGGATACTCTGTCGGTTCCGTAATCGTTGAACGCGCTTAA
- a CDS encoding BrnA antitoxin family protein, which yields MTDPKDMTKTQRINWSYATDALRMTEYDLHSVALKLRCMPREWDEIWQDKDRRDPKRVRATIRLDADVVKFFKSMGPGYQPRINRVLRAFMHYRLAGIIEGPDTTDYVLHPERLDKTHVERPGWGALQKMEADLEERRARILAEMGK from the coding sequence ATGACCGACCCCAAAGACATGACCAAGACCCAGCGCATCAACTGGAGCTATGCGACGGATGCGCTGCGGATGACGGAATATGATCTGCATTCCGTAGCGCTGAAACTACGGTGCATGCCGCGAGAGTGGGACGAGATTTGGCAAGACAAAGACCGCCGCGACCCCAAGCGCGTGCGGGCGACGATCCGGCTTGATGCGGATGTGGTGAAGTTTTTCAAGTCGATGGGGCCGGGGTACCAGCCGCGGATCAACCGAGTGCTGCGGGCGTTCATGCACTACCGGTTGGCGGGGATTATCGAGGGGCCGGATACGACGGATTATGTGCTGCACCCCGAGCGGTTGGACAAAACGCACGTAGAGCGGCCCGGTTGGGGGGCTTTGCAGAAGATGGAGGCGGATTTGGAAGAGCGGCGGGCGCGGATTTTGGCGGAGATGGGGAAGTGA
- the bchE gene encoding magnesium-protoporphyrin IX monomethyl ester anaerobic oxidative cyclase, which translates to MRILFVHPNYRSGGAEIAGSWPPAWVAYLTGSLRRVGFDDIHFIDAMTNDHSDEVLAEKIAALQPDVVGVTAITPSIYKAEEVLRIAQEHAPDALRVMGGVHATFMYKQVLSEAPWVDVIVRGEGEEIVTELMSAVRDGRWPAEKRQIKGLAFIDEGAIVATPAASTVKDLDGIDPDWTILEWEKYIYIPLNTRVAIPNMARGCPFTCSFCSQWKFWRDYRVRDPKKVVDEIERLVNEQQVGFFILADEEPTINRKKFIQFCEELIARGLPDKVKWGINTRVTDIYRDRELLKFYRKAGLVHVSLGTEAAAQMKLDQFNKETKVEENKEAIRLLREADILVEAQFIVGLDNETPETLNETYKMAWDWQPDLANWAMYTPWPFTPLFQELKDKVEVFDFSRYNFVTPIMKPAAMTRGELLDGVMNNYRRFYMRKALFHYPWRGTGFRRRYLLGCLKAFMKAGFARTFYDLGKVGYTGPQSKNNLDFHFDETRTIAEAQMDDWEASADKAAKAAERRAAVRAQGKERAAERTANFKMPNGAEIKACGGGSGQMEDA; encoded by the coding sequence ATGCGCATTCTGTTTGTTCACCCCAATTACCGCTCGGGTGGGGCCGAGATTGCAGGCAGCTGGCCACCTGCGTGGGTCGCATACCTAACCGGATCATTGCGGCGTGTGGGGTTTGACGACATCCACTTTATTGATGCGATGACGAATGATCATTCGGATGAGGTGCTGGCCGAAAAGATCGCGGCTTTGCAGCCTGATGTTGTCGGTGTCACCGCCATTACCCCGTCGATCTATAAAGCCGAAGAGGTGCTGCGCATTGCGCAAGAGCATGCACCGGACGCCTTGCGCGTGATGGGCGGCGTGCACGCGACCTTTATGTATAAACAGGTATTGTCCGAGGCCCCTTGGGTCGATGTCATCGTGCGTGGTGAAGGCGAAGAGATTGTAACCGAGTTGATGAGCGCGGTGCGTGATGGCCGTTGGCCTGCCGAGAAGCGGCAGATCAAGGGGCTCGCGTTCATTGATGAGGGCGCAATTGTCGCGACCCCTGCGGCAAGCACCGTCAAGGATCTGGACGGGATCGATCCGGATTGGACCATTCTGGAGTGGGAGAAATATATCTACATTCCGCTCAATACCCGTGTGGCTATTCCCAATATGGCGCGGGGCTGTCCCTTTACCTGTTCATTCTGTAGCCAATGGAAATTCTGGCGCGATTACCGTGTGCGCGACCCTAAAAAGGTCGTGGACGAGATCGAGCGTCTGGTCAACGAACAGCAAGTTGGCTTTTTTATCCTTGCTGACGAAGAACCCACCATTAACCGCAAGAAGTTCATCCAGTTCTGTGAAGAGCTGATCGCGCGGGGCCTGCCGGATAAGGTTAAATGGGGCATCAACACGCGTGTGACAGATATCTACCGCGACCGCGAATTACTGAAGTTCTATCGCAAAGCCGGGTTGGTGCACGTCAGCCTCGGGACCGAGGCTGCGGCGCAGATGAAGCTGGACCAGTTCAACAAAGAAACCAAGGTAGAAGAGAATAAAGAGGCTATCCGCCTGCTGCGCGAGGCCGATATTCTGGTGGAGGCGCAGTTCATCGTGGGGCTGGATAATGAAACACCAGAGACGCTGAACGAAACCTACAAGATGGCGTGGGACTGGCAGCCGGATCTTGCCAACTGGGCGATGTATACGCCTTGGCCGTTCACGCCGCTGTTTCAGGAATTGAAAGACAAGGTCGAGGTGTTCGACTTTAGCCGCTACAATTTCGTGACGCCCATTATGAAACCTGCGGCAATGACGCGGGGCGAATTGCTGGACGGTGTGATGAACAACTATCGCCGGTTCTATATGAGAAAGGCATTGTTCCATTACCCTTGGCGCGGCACAGGGTTCCGCCGGCGCTATCTGCTGGGCTGTTTGAAGGCGTTCATGAAGGCCGGTTTTGCACGCACGTTCTATGATCTGGGCAAGGTGGGCTACACGGGGCCGCAGTCCAAGAACAACCTTGATTTCCACTTTGATGAAACCCGCACCATTGCCGAGGCGCAGATGGACGATTGGGAAGCCAGCGCCGATAAGGCAGCCAAAGCGGCAGAACGCCGTGCGGCTGTCCGTGCGCAGGGCAAGGAAAGGGCGGCCGAGCGGACCGCGAATTTCAAGATGCCGAATGGAGCCGAGATAAAGGCCTGCGGTGGCGGATCCGGGCAGATGGAAGATGCTTAG
- the bchJ gene encoding bacteriochlorophyll 4-vinyl reductase has protein sequence MLRGATHDAGLIGPNTILQLLPVLERAGGVPFRDKVMAAAGVFEPPRDDGMMPEAPAARMHQALRVIEPEMAPSLAWAAGERTAHYIMARRIPKAAQVLLRVLPGVLAGPILSKAIAQHAWTFVGSGEFALAGPLTFEIKDNPIVRGEISETPLCHWHAAVFETLFRSLVDPRLRCAEQCCCATGASACRFVLTRC, from the coding sequence ATGCTTAGGGGCGCCACTCATGATGCGGGCCTGATTGGTCCGAACACGATCCTGCAACTGTTGCCGGTTCTGGAACGCGCAGGTGGCGTGCCATTTCGGGATAAGGTGATGGCCGCCGCAGGGGTGTTTGAGCCCCCACGCGATGATGGAATGATGCCAGAAGCGCCAGCGGCGCGGATGCATCAGGCATTGCGCGTGATCGAACCCGAAATGGCACCGTCACTGGCGTGGGCTGCGGGGGAACGCACGGCGCATTATATCATGGCGCGCCGCATCCCGAAGGCCGCGCAGGTTTTGTTGCGGGTGCTGCCTGGTGTCTTGGCTGGACCGATCCTGTCGAAAGCGATCGCACAACATGCCTGGACCTTTGTGGGGTCGGGTGAATTTGCGTTGGCAGGTCCTTTGACTTTCGAGATCAAGGACAACCCGATCGTGCGCGGCGAGATAAGTGAGACGCCGCTGTGTCATTGGCACGCGGCGGTGTTCGAGACGCTTTTTCGCAGCTTGGTGGATCCGCGACTTCGGTGCGCCGAGCAATGCTGTTGTGCGACCGGGGCGTCCGCGTGCCGGTTTGTGCTGACGCGGTGCTAG
- the aspS gene encoding aspartate--tRNA ligase — protein MHAYRSHTCADLTAANVGETVRLSGWVNRVRDHGGILFIDLRDHYGITQVLCDPDSAAFADVEKVRSEWCIRIDGEVKARDPELVNAKLPTGEVEVFVRAIEVLGASKELPLMVFGDQEYPEETRLKYRYLDLRREAMQDNMKLRSDVVASMRRRMWDSGFREYQTPIITASSPEGARDFLVPSRLHPGRFYALPQAPQQFKQLIMVSGYDKYFQIAPCFRDEDPRADRSPTDFYQLDLEMSFVEQQDVFDTIQPVITGIFEEFGGGRKVDQTWEQISYRDAALWYGSDKPDLRNPIKMQVVSEHFAGSGFAIFAKLLEQEGTEVRAIPAPTGGSRKFCDRMNAFAQKEGLPGMGYIFWREKTADAVAQELGISVKEAQAKLKSGEVEGGMEAAGPLAKNIGPERTEAIRQQLGLGLGDAAFFLGGKPKAFEGVAGKARTVIGDELGLTDTNRFAFAWIVDFPIYEQDEETGKIDFEHNPFSMPQGGMEALQGDPLNVLGYQYDLACNGYELVSGAIRNHRPEIMFKAFELAGYGKDEVEKRFGGMVNAFQYGAPPHGGCAAGIDRIVMLLANASNIREVIMFPMNQRAEDLMMSAPSEPQNEQLRELRLRVLPPES, from the coding sequence ATGCACGCCTACCGTAGCCATACCTGTGCCGATCTGACCGCCGCCAACGTCGGTGAAACCGTGCGTCTGTCGGGGTGGGTGAACCGCGTGCGCGACCATGGTGGCATCCTGTTTATCGACCTGCGCGATCATTATGGCATCACACAGGTGCTCTGCGATCCGGATTCTGCGGCCTTTGCCGATGTGGAAAAGGTGCGGTCCGAGTGGTGTATCCGCATTGATGGCGAAGTGAAGGCGCGTGATCCGGAATTGGTGAACGCCAAACTGCCCACGGGCGAGGTTGAGGTATTTGTCCGCGCGATTGAGGTCTTGGGTGCTTCCAAAGAGCTGCCGCTGATGGTTTTCGGCGATCAGGAATATCCTGAGGAAACCCGCCTGAAGTACCGCTATCTGGACCTGCGCCGTGAGGCGATGCAGGACAACATGAAGCTGCGGTCCGATGTTGTGGCCTCAATGCGCCGCCGCATGTGGGACAGTGGGTTCCGTGAATATCAGACGCCAATTATTACGGCATCTTCCCCCGAGGGCGCGCGCGATTTTCTGGTGCCTTCGCGTTTGCATCCGGGAAGGTTTTACGCCCTGCCGCAGGCCCCCCAGCAGTTCAAGCAACTGATCATGGTGTCGGGCTATGACAAGTATTTCCAGATTGCCCCGTGTTTCCGCGACGAAGACCCGCGCGCCGACCGGTCGCCCACAGACTTTTACCAGTTGGATCTGGAGATGTCCTTTGTTGAGCAGCAGGATGTGTTCGATACCATCCAGCCGGTGATTACGGGGATCTTTGAAGAGTTCGGCGGCGGTCGCAAGGTTGACCAGACGTGGGAGCAGATCAGCTATCGTGATGCGGCGCTTTGGTACGGCAGCGATAAGCCGGATCTGCGCAACCCGATCAAGATGCAGGTTGTATCCGAGCATTTTGCAGGCTCTGGTTTTGCGATCTTTGCGAAACTTCTGGAGCAAGAGGGCACCGAGGTGCGCGCTATTCCGGCACCGACGGGTGGATCGCGCAAGTTCTGTGACCGCATGAATGCCTTTGCCCAGAAAGAGGGTTTGCCCGGCATGGGCTATATCTTCTGGCGCGAAAAGACCGCGGATGCGGTAGCCCAAGAGTTGGGCATTTCGGTGAAAGAGGCGCAAGCCAAGCTCAAATCAGGCGAAGTTGAAGGTGGTATGGAAGCGGCAGGGCCATTGGCCAAGAACATCGGGCCTGAGCGCACCGAGGCGATCCGCCAGCAGTTGGGCCTGGGCCTTGGCGATGCGGCGTTCTTCCTTGGTGGCAAGCCCAAGGCGTTTGAGGGTGTTGCTGGCAAGGCGCGTACCGTCATTGGTGACGAGTTGGGTTTGACCGACACGAACCGCTTTGCGTTTGCCTGGATCGTGGATTTCCCGATTTACGAGCAGGACGAAGAGACCGGCAAGATTGATTTTGAACACAACCCGTTCTCGATGCCCCAAGGTGGGATGGAAGCGCTGCAAGGTGATCCGCTGAACGTGCTGGGCTATCAGTATGATCTGGCCTGCAACGGGTATGAGTTGGTGTCGGGTGCGATCCGGAACCACCGTCCCGAGATTATGTTCAAGGCATTTGAACTGGCCGGTTACGGTAAGGACGAGGTTGAAAAGCGCTTTGGTGGCATGGTCAACGCGTTCCAGTATGGCGCGCCACCCCACGGGGGTTGTGCGGCTGGGATCGACCGTATCGTGATGTTGTTGGCGAATGCGTCTAACATCCGCGAGGTCATTATGTTCCCGATGAACCAGCGTGCCGAGGACCTGATGATGAGCGCGCCAAGCGAGCCGCAGAACGAGCAGTTGCGCGAATTGCGCCTGCGCGTCCTGCCACCCGAAAGCTAA
- a CDS encoding response regulator — MATLDDLMFTRAPTARRPLLGLTVLVVEDSRFASEAIRLMCLRSGARLRRADSLENARRHLAIYRPNVILVDVGLPDGSGLSLLRALSQATPRIEVLLGMSGDEYANEVMAAGADGFVAKPVQSLLAFQSAILHNLPKERQPASPRAVSDETIRPNLVAYRDDMHHIAQVLNDTDEDGALDYVTQFLGGVARSAKDHDLDAAVENLVQLRRAGRNADAGVVALSQLVQTRIAAGGPI; from the coding sequence ATGGCAACGCTTGACGACCTGATGTTCACCCGTGCACCCACCGCACGCCGCCCACTGCTCGGCCTGACCGTTCTTGTGGTCGAAGACAGCCGTTTCGCAAGCGAGGCCATACGCTTGATGTGCCTGCGCTCGGGTGCGCGGCTGCGACGGGCGGATAGCCTTGAAAACGCGCGGCGGCATCTGGCGATCTATCGGCCCAATGTGATTTTGGTCGATGTGGGCTTGCCCGATGGCTCTGGGTTGTCGCTGCTGCGTGCGCTCTCTCAGGCAACGCCGCGGATTGAGGTCCTGCTGGGCATGAGCGGGGACGAGTACGCAAACGAAGTGATGGCTGCCGGTGCAGATGGTTTTGTCGCCAAGCCCGTGCAAAGCCTTTTGGCATTTCAGTCCGCCATCCTGCACAATCTGCCCAAAGAGCGGCAGCCTGCATCACCCCGCGCCGTATCGGACGAAACAATCCGGCCCAATCTGGTCGCCTATCGCGATGACATGCACCATATCGCGCAAGTGCTCAACGACACGGATGAGGATGGCGCCCTCGACTATGTCACCCAGTTTTTGGGCGGCGTGGCGCGCAGCGCAAAAGACCATGATCTTGACGCAGCGGTCGAAAATCTGGTTCAGCTTCGGCGCGCAGGCCGCAACGCGGACGCAGGCGTCGTCGCTCTGTCACAACTTGTGCAAACGCGGATTGCGGCAGGCGGGCCTATCTAA
- the mce gene encoding methylmalonyl-CoA epimerase, which translates to MIGRLNHVAIAVPDLEAASAQYRTMLGADVGAPQDEPDHGVTVVFINLPNTKIELLYPLGEGSPIQGFLDKNPSGGIHHVCYEVDDILAARDHLLAEGARVLGGGEPKIGAHGKPVLFLHPKDFNGCLIELEQV; encoded by the coding sequence ATGATTGGCCGTCTGAACCATGTCGCAATTGCCGTCCCCGATCTGGAGGCCGCAAGCGCGCAATACCGCACAATGCTGGGGGCGGACGTGGGTGCGCCGCAGGATGAGCCGGACCACGGTGTGACGGTTGTTTTTATCAACCTTCCGAACACCAAGATTGAACTGCTTTATCCGCTTGGCGAAGGCTCACCCATTCAGGGTTTTTTGGATAAGAACCCGTCGGGCGGCATTCACCATGTCTGTTATGAGGTAGACGATATTCTGGCCGCCCGCGATCATCTGCTGGCTGAAGGCGCGCGCGTTCTGGGTGGGGGCGAGCCGAAAATCGGGGCACATGGCAAGCCGGTTCTCTTTTTGCACCCCAAGGACTTCAATGGCTGTCTGATCGAGCTTGAGCAGGTTTAG
- a CDS encoding DUF1467 family protein has product MGPVSGLVLLAVIWTVVFFIVLPLRLETQGEAGEIVPGTHASSPADFSFKRKARLTTMWAVPIWVVIAGTILSGAVSVRDIDWFERMSTPEVSRD; this is encoded by the coding sequence TTGGGTCCCGTTTCCGGTCTTGTTCTGCTTGCAGTCATTTGGACAGTTGTTTTCTTTATCGTCCTGCCGCTGCGTCTTGAAACCCAAGGCGAAGCAGGTGAGATCGTGCCCGGCACCCATGCGTCGTCGCCTGCGGATTTCAGTTTCAAGCGCAAGGCGCGGCTGACCACAATGTGGGCCGTGCCGATCTGGGTTGTCATTGCCGGCACGATCCTGTCAGGGGCCGTTTCGGTGCGCGATATCGACTGGTTCGAGCGGATGTCGACCCCTGAGGTCAGTCGCGACTGA
- a CDS encoding EI24 domain-containing protein, which translates to MILASFLKAIAQLPDPRFRSVLWRGIGLTIALLIGIYAGLLWLIEWLTEAPITLPGVGEVTWIGDLLSWGSLGLVIVMSIFLMVPVASAITSLFLDEVAQAVEDKHFPTLPDVPHVTFWDGLRDSVNFMGVLIVANLFAFFLYVLFPFAALFIFYALNGFLLGREYFTLAAMRRVGRARAIDLRKKHQAKIWLAGCLMAVPLSFPLINLVIPILGAATFTHLYHAVSRD; encoded by the coding sequence ATGATCCTTGCGTCTTTTCTCAAGGCCATCGCCCAACTGCCTGACCCCCGCTTTCGTAGTGTCCTCTGGCGCGGGATCGGCCTGACAATCGCTTTGCTGATCGGCATTTATGCGGGTCTGCTGTGGCTGATCGAATGGCTGACCGAAGCCCCGATCACCCTGCCCGGCGTGGGCGAAGTCACATGGATTGGCGACCTGCTCAGCTGGGGATCGCTCGGTCTTGTCATCGTGATGTCGATCTTTCTGATGGTCCCCGTCGCTTCGGCCATCACGTCGCTCTTTCTCGATGAGGTGGCGCAGGCGGTTGAGGACAAACACTTTCCAACGCTGCCTGACGTACCGCACGTCACCTTCTGGGACGGGCTGCGCGATAGCGTGAATTTCATGGGCGTGTTGATCGTGGCAAACCTTTTTGCCTTCTTTCTCTACGTGCTTTTTCCGTTTGCCGCGCTTTTTATCTTCTACGCGCTCAACGGGTTCTTGCTGGGGCGGGAATACTTCACATTGGCTGCCATGCGCCGCGTCGGGCGGGCGCGAGCCATAGATCTGCGCAAAAAGCACCAAGCAAAAATCTGGCTGGCAGGCTGCCTGATGGCGGTGCCGCTGTCATTTCCGCTGATCAATCTGGTGATCCCGATCTTGGGTGCCGCTACCTTCACACACCTTTACCACGCTGTCAGTCGCGACTGA
- a CDS encoding M10 family metallopeptidase C-terminal domain-containing protein, with product MADIILIDDTLGTNIISLSGDDADLFEVIGSVLYLRAGVVLDYESGNITLDVTIEVNDPSLGGNPDSTTTLSVQVLDAAETNLDITPSGAISYEENRSTTDVLVTLMAADNAAVTGYNITSGDPGGTTPWFEINSQGEITLTAAGISASANDFETGENSFTLSVAASDAIDNLGSSAVVILTVSDVDDETPVITAIADPITYDENSSPTDVLVSVSATDNVAVTGYEIISGDPGGATPWFQINSQGEITLTDAGVGSAANDYEIGNNSFTLGVAASDAAGNVGAPVSVTVTAEDVGTLTPLSTDERDEANIIFGSVLEDHIDAGAGNDVLFGGVGADVFIFDTSYGFDIITDFSSGEDVIDLSRAGVTGQDGLTILDYENGNGALINYTEQGDQILLLGVDFASLVTDDFVFV from the coding sequence ATGGCAGACATCATCTTGATTGATGATACTCTCGGAACCAATATTATTAGTTTGTCGGGCGACGATGCTGACCTCTTCGAGGTGATTGGTTCAGTTTTGTATCTTAGGGCTGGTGTCGTACTCGATTATGAGAGCGGCAACATTACTCTTGATGTCACCATTGAGGTCAATGATCCGAGCCTTGGTGGAAACCCTGATAGCACAACCACATTGTCGGTTCAGGTCTTAGATGCAGCAGAGACGAACTTGGATATTACACCATCTGGGGCCATCAGCTACGAGGAGAACCGGAGTACTACGGATGTTCTGGTTACCTTGATGGCTGCAGATAATGCAGCTGTTACCGGCTACAACATAACCTCTGGTGACCCCGGTGGAACGACACCTTGGTTTGAGATCAACAGTCAGGGCGAGATCACGTTGACCGCTGCGGGCATTTCGGCATCGGCGAACGATTTTGAAACTGGTGAAAATAGCTTTACCCTGAGCGTTGCAGCTTCCGACGCTATTGACAATTTGGGCTCATCGGCCGTTGTGATACTGACGGTGAGCGACGTTGATGATGAAACGCCTGTGATCACGGCAATTGCCGACCCGATCACTTATGATGAGAATAGCAGCCCGACAGATGTTCTGGTTAGCGTGAGTGCGACAGACAACGTGGCTGTCACCGGCTATGAGATCATCTCCGGCGACCCCGGTGGAGCGACACCCTGGTTTCAGATCAACAGTCAAGGCGAGATCACTTTGACTGACGCAGGTGTTGGTTCCGCAGCAAATGATTATGAGATTGGGAACAATAGCTTCACTCTAGGCGTTGCAGCATCTGACGCCGCTGGCAATGTTGGCGCGCCCGTTTCAGTTACCGTAACTGCTGAGGATGTCGGGACTTTGACACCTCTGTCGACGGATGAGCGTGATGAAGCCAACATCATTTTTGGTTCGGTTCTCGAAGATCACATTGACGCAGGAGCAGGGAACGATGTTCTTTTCGGTGGAGTTGGGGCGGATGTCTTCATTTTTGACACCTCTTATGGGTTTGACATTATCACAGATTTTTCCTCTGGCGAGGATGTCATCGATCTCAGTAGAGCTGGCGTCACAGGGCAAGACGGCCTTACCATCCTGGATTATGAGAACGGTAACGGCGCGCTGATCAACTACACTGAACAAGGCGATCAAATCCTACTTCTGGGAGTCGATTTTGCCTCTCTGGTGACAGACGATTTTGTCTTCGTTTGA